CTGCAAATACTTTAAGAAAAGTATATCATGTTAATCATGTTTTTAGAACAGGATAGAAAACCATCCCAATTAAGATTTCGAGTAGTCCACCGTCGACCACTGCGactctattctctctctctctctctcagagaaGATCTCGCACGGTGGTGGTTGTCGCCTACAAAGGGGCCATCTCATCGGAGTCGCACGATTGATCACAAAGGATAGTTGATTTCCACCAACCTAGATTCCACTTTTCTCTtgatttactttttaaatttaatatttaatgttTAATCTTGTCTTGCCATAAAGACAGTGGCTGAGCTTGACCAATTTGTCAGTGGATGCAGAAAATTAAAGTGCAAAGTTTAATAATGTCAATATCATGgatactttttatatttttcctacacggatggagaaaaataatttcaagacaatatgaaaaattataagCACAACCATCAGAGCCTCAGGATAAATGTTCAAAGCATGATAACATGAATTAAAGCATCAAACAATAGAGACGGTTCCAACAATcctcaaaataatcaaattgagcgctgatttctcttttttgtcttttctaattttatgtatttttttaaagaattaagACGGGTCAGTGGATCTTTAGGTTTGGGCCTCTTTATCAATTTTAGATGGGCATTTTAAATTGGCACGTAAGATTACGGTCAGATCCAGGAATCTCAACATTTAATGGGATCAAATTACTCAATTATACATTTATTtacataataataattttttaaaaaagtatttGATGGGGGTCAATTGACTCCATGCAAATACAATAATGCCGCAACTGCTAAATGACACCAAGCAATGGATCGGACACTATTTTATCATACCAAACAGTGCATGGAGGATTAATTGCCAAAATAGTTTTATAGCTATTTTATgaatgttaatttaatcttaaatcttttgataatttgttaatatagttattctaatcaattttagctATAAATTACTGATATGGACACTTGCTGTCTTATGTGGTGCATGGCAATTTTTGCCATTTTCAAGAgtgttttctcaatttttttaattaattttttattattttcttccagtggaaaaaagaaggaaaaagaaagaaaagaaaataagaaaagaaaaaagttaaaaattaataagaatttcagataatttaaaaagattgTCCTTATCATTGATAGTTACTCCTCATAAGATAGTCGGCATCCACACGATTGCAAACCAAAATTGATCATGATGGTTATATTGGTAAATCGTCAAAAAacttaggactaaattggtcaaattataaaatttcttactaaattgatggatttttttggCTATTGTCCCCAGTCACCAAGAAATCCTAGCCatatcattttatcttattttaccAGGCTAAATAATCCAAACTACCCAATATGTCCGAGAATGATTCAACGTCAAATTCAAACACAGACCAGTTCTGCTTCTCAAATTCGTCCTCTTTGCGTGCCCAGGTGCGTATATATTGCCTTTACTTGTCTGTGGACTCAGACTTGACTGAACAAACCAATTTACTTTTCATGGAAATGATGTCAGTGCTAAAAAGAAGAGCACAAACGACGGCTTGGCTTGAAAATCGTCACTATAGTGATGAGGCATATAACTCCAATATTTTTGGAGGATTGAATTGTCGCATCTCAATTCATTGCATAACTTCCATTAATTGTCAAACTATTGGAAAGGAAAACAACAATGAAGTGGGTTTTTTTAGGttggaacaaaaattgttttcatgGTTCAAAAGCATATATGAGAAGTATATAGACTTCCATGGTAAAGCAAATCGAAGCAAACCAAAGGCCCGAATACTACAAAACAAGCTAAATCCAAAAATAAGGAGGATCAACAAAACACTGATAGGGTTAAGCACACTCTCATTCCAAAAGAACAGAtttgtcaaataaataattggTAGCAAATCAATGGATCTCATACCATCATCAGTGATAAGCACACGttggaaattcattttcaaataattatggCGTTGCTAGTTGTCAATGCACACCTAGATTTGGGTTCCTCTACACCTTTGACGTACAAAGACAACCAAAATAGGTTAAATAAATACAGATCTAACCTATTGAATAGCAAATCTTCATAGTTTAGCCAAACACCAAAGCTCTTGTGATTGTCATTAAAACTAGAGACAGAGAACCTGTACATGGATAAAACACGAGAGTATTGAATCTTCGAAAACATTATTAAACTCCCAAATCTAAATTGGGAGAGAAGAACTCATAGGTCTAGAAATTGATTCAGCaagttcaaactctcaaatctaAAACTAGATTAGGAGAGCACAGTTCCCAGATCTagatcaagagagaaaaaagaagaaaagtaccaaaaaaactaaaaaataaaataaaaaaatcaaaatagacgAAGGAAATGGTGAGACTAACTCAAACCCTCCCCATGgttgaaggttgaagaagagaaggatAAGGGTAGTTAGCAAAGACTTTTCGACTTTTTGGAGAGGTTTTAGTGTAACAATAAAGTGGTTGATTGGATAGAATTCACTCTGAAATGATTTGAAGTCTTTTTGGTCACAACTTTGAATTCCGAAATCATTCCTTGATCTTAGAAAATCTCGATTCGTCTATGGCGAATGCTTGAGTTGTGCAGAAAATGTGTAGGATAATGGATAACTGTCAAAAAAGtattaaatctattacacttttactaGTACacttataaacctttcaattgtgctaattaggttataaataatttttatattttgctaatTGTGTCCATTTGGCAAGCTTTGGctgaaaatcactaacatggacaTGAAATCCTATGTTGCACTGCCAATGGAGAAgcggacaatttttaataatattttaatatttttttcaattttaaaaattttctttctttacttttctttttttttctttttcttttctgtctaCTAGGCATCATTAGGCCTCGTGGATGGTAGCGGAGATCGCCAAACTCAAGCGAGAGACAATCCTACTAGCCCCTAGCAAGGGCTGCCCTCATCTAGTTTGGTGAGGGTGTCCCTTGCTCGAGGCCGGTGAGGACAGCCCTAGCCTAAGGATAGTAACCTTCACCAACCATTAATGAGGTCCAGTGATAGATGATGgaggggaaaagagagaaagaaaaagaaaaagaaaagaagagaacaagaaaaaaaaagtaacgaaggaaaatataagaaaagaaaattaaaaatcaataaaaaattgaaaaatattaaatataaaaaaatcatcaacattgGCATCGCTCACGCCACGTAGGATAACTGACGTCAATGTCggcaatttttggccaaaattgaccgcATAAActcaattagaaaaatgtgaaaaggtttagaactgattGGCAAGAATGTTATAGGTTTATGacattttagacaattttcctaaaataacttTGTCTTAATCCAACATACATTGATTTTTGTTGCGGTGACAAGTTCACTCAAAATCAATAGTAATTATGAGTGATGTCAGATACTTCGATTTTTAGTGTGGAACTCCTATGGCAACGCTACACGTTGATTGCTGCTCCCTGGCCTTTTCGATCgtgaaaaacaaatgaaagaacAACAATTGACTTTTAAAAAAGGGTTATTATCCTCTTCATCTaggttttgtttatttaataGAGAATATCtcgtaaaaatatttttctcactcTCTAGTATAtgaatcataaaaatatttttctcactcTATAGTATATGAATcggtaaaaataaaataaaatgagtcaacagaaaatcttttaataataaaaaaaattgtgcttaaattcatattagtgattttactttttaaaaattagaaattacctTTCAAAATACGAGATATATCTACACTTGGGCATGGGACCCTTAATGCCCATGTCTAGATCCTCAAAGGCTGGGCTTGGGTCCACAAATGCAAGCTCGAGACCCTACTAGCCATGTCCAATCCACAAAGATTGGGCTTAAATCTCTCGAGGTTGGGCCTAAGATCCTAGAGCCCATGCCGAATTTTGCGACAACCATGCCTAGTTACTTGAATCTTATGCCCAAGTCACCGGCACCCATTCTCAGGTTGGGCAGCCCCAAGAAATATTAGAGCCTGTGACTATGACCCTAGTGGTTGGGTATTTGTTATATTACATGAATAATGCATGCCTCTTTAGGAAATGAGTTAAGTCTTCTTTTGGAAGAgatcagaaaataattttcaattcatttttagatttgagCCAAACACTAGAAAACATTGTAATTTTACTAGAAAATGATTTGttggaatatattttttgagaaatgtgAAATTTTCTGTAAAATAAATGCAACCTTAGAtgataaattgacaaatttagttCACCCATTTAAATGGACGACACATCAATccacataaaaaagaaaatgttgatttttttaatattatatttttagtttatttacttttattcttttcccttctccttccttccttcttcatgattataatttatttgtgaGGTTATTCGTATTTTAATTATCGAATTTACTAttggaggaaagaaagaagcttCACGAATACAGAACCTCACCGGCCAAAAACAAATATAACTTCCTCAATGTTCGAGGCCAAACCCCCCCTTTTTCCAAGTTTTCAACTGCAGAGACGCCGCAGCAATTTACGCCGTTTATTGGACCTGGATTAAGGAAATTCTTTATTGTTAAAGTTGACAATTACATGTCATGCATGATGTAGTGTGAAACGAAACATAGACTTCGAACGGGATCGAACACATGCATGTTAGGCCAAGGACAACTATAAAAGGGTGTCGGGCTTGGGTCCTTTGGCTCATCCCACATCCAAACACCTGGTGTAATAGTAAAATAACGTTTGCATCCGGTGGAAAAGAAGATGTCTTCCAAGCACTTGTTGCTCTTGATCCTCAGCTTGGTGGCCCTCGCCGCCCCAGCCCTAGCTGAGTACGCCATGCCACCCGAGCACGGCAAGCACAGGCCCCACCACCATGGGGCCATGCCGCCCGCTTGGGCACCACACCACGGGCATGGGCCGCACCACAGGCCTGGCGCCCCAGGGCCAAGGCATGAGCTTTTGGAGAAGCCGCTCCCAGGCCACCACCACCCGCCAGCCAACGCCCCCTTCCCGCATCACGGTCACCACCCAGCTCATGCGCCATTCCCGCACCATGGCCACCACCATGGAGCGCACCCGCCAATGGAGAGCGGCAAGGGCCCTCACAAGCCGCACATGCCACATGCGCCGGCTCCCGGTCATCCCTACTGAGTCTTTGAACGTTTGATGGCTCATTGATATGCATGTTTTTTTCTGTTAGAATAAGAGCCTTTCAGATGTTATGACTCATCCATGTATTATTTGTCTACATGGCATGGCTTATTGTCCGGCCATTACCATATTCTGGATTACACAGAGCTTGTGCAGCTCATATCTATATCATGTTTCTTGATTATCATCGTAATTATGCACCgaccttttaatttttttgtcatgcACTCTCGCACTCACATTTATACTTTTGAGTGATCCTTCCTTTACTATTTTGcccttcatttttctcaatgaAAGAAGAGGACATGATGAAGGCCGTAGCAATAGTTCGAGTTCTCAACAATGGATAGGTTTGCACAACTGAAATGATATAATGTTGGCATTTCGGCTCCTAACGCCGAGCATTATCTTGAGAGTAAAAAGTTCAAACGTGGGCCACAAAAATATAAGATTATTCGACGCAACAAACTGCAAATACTTTAAGAAAAGTATATCATGTTAATCATGTTTTTAGAACAGGATAGAAAACCATCCCAATTAAGATTTCGAATAGTCCACCGTCGACCACTGCGactctattctctctctctctctctctcagagaaGATCTCGCACGGTGGTGGTTGTCGCCTACAAAGGGGCCATCTCATCGGAGTCGCACGATTGATCACAAAGGATAGTTGATTTCCACCAACCTAGATTCCACTTTTCTCTtgatttactttttaaatttaatatttaatgttTAATCTTGTCTTGCCATAAAGACAGTGGCTGAGCTTGACCAATTTGTCAGTGGATGCAGAAAATTAAAGTGCAAAGTTTAATAATGTCAATATCATGgatactttttatatttttcctacacggatggagaaaaataatttcaagaaaaaaatgtaaaattataaGCACAACCATCAGACCCTCAGGAGAAATGTTCAAAGCATGATAACATGAATTAAAGCGTCAAACAATATGGACGGTTCCAACAATCCTCAAAATAGCCATATTGAACGCtgatttcctcttcttcttctttttttcttattttctaattttatgtatatttttaaagatttaagaCGGGTTAATGGATCTTTAGGTGTGGGCCTCTTTAGCAATTTTAGATGGACTTTTTAAATTGGCACGTAAGATTACGATTAAATCTAGGAATTTAGGGtacgcatgacaaaatttctggaacataaatcaatttctattccatggatgagtttctaagtaaaGAAATAcgtttgataacataataaaatttctattccggTGGCTAGAGTCCGATGTTCGGTGACCGCTGTTCGGCGTCTAGTGACCGTCGGCAGGTAGCCACAGTCCGAAGTCTGACGTTCGGTGTCTGACGCTAAGCCTAATGACCGGTAGCAAGCAACAAAAGTCCGAAGTCTAACACGGAAGTCCGATGACCGGCAACTGGTGTCCAACGTTTGGAGTTCAACGTCTGACATCCGACATCCAGAGTTTGGTGACAAGAGGCCGGTGGCAGGTGGCTAATGGTTGGTGTTGGCGGTGGGTGGCAGGCGGTCGACATCCGGCAGCTGGTGGCAAGCGGCGGACGGTCGTCGGTGAACATCCGGTGTTGGTGATGAGCCTCCAGCATCCAATGATTGGCGATGAGTAGCCAACGACCGGTGGGTGTTCGGCCTTTGCCGACCAACGGTGGGCAATGGGCGGTCGGGGTGTAATGGTCAGTAACCAAAGTCTGGTGGCAGGTGGTCGGCGGTTGTTGGCCAGGGTTGGTGGTAGGTGGCCAGCAACCAATGGCGGGCGTCCGGCATCCCACAGGTGGCAAGTGAGCAACGGGCGGTGACGAGAGTAAACGATGAGACAAATTTtgacttctcatttctattccagaaatagaaaagctacaaatttttacttctaatttctactccaaatctatttctagaatataaatctattatagaaataaaaaataaaattgcgttaccaaacggatttctattccaaacctgttccggaaaacataaaaacagagaaatagataaacggaaattttgtcatgcgcacccttagtgGGTTCAAAGCTCGACATTTAATGAGATCAAATTACTCAATTAGACATTTATTTAcataataattctttttttaaaaagtatttgaTGGGGGTCAATTGACTCCATGCAAATACAATAATGCCGCAACTGCTAAATGATTGGACACTGTTTTATCATACCAAACAGTGCATGGAGGATTAATTGCCAAAAAGTTTTATAACTATTTTATGgatgttaatttaatcataaacattttgatgatttgtcaatataatcattctgACCAATTTTAGCTATAAATTGCTGATATAGACACTTGTTGTCTTATATGGTGTATgcagtttttgcaattttcaagagttttttttctgaatttttaaattaatttgtttattattttcttctagtggaaaaagaaggaaataaaaaataaaagaaaagaaaagaaaagaaaattaataattaataagaatTTCAGCTAATTTAAAAAGATTGTCCTTATCATTGATAGTTACTCCACATAAGATAGTCGGTATCCATGCGATTGCAAACCAAAATTGATCATGAGggttatattggcaaatcgtcaaaaaatttaaggttaaattggtcaaattaaaaaaatcttattgGATTGACGAATTCT
This region of Eucalyptus grandis isolate ANBG69807.140 chromosome 8, ASM1654582v1, whole genome shotgun sequence genomic DNA includes:
- the LOC120287255 gene encoding histidine-rich glycoprotein-like, with product MSSKHLLLLILSLVALAAPALAEYAMPPEHGKHRPHHHGAMPPAWAPHHGHGPHHRPGAPGPRHELLEKPLPGHHHPPANAPFPHHGHHPAHAPFPHHGHHHGAHPPMESGKGPHKPHMPHAPAPGHPY